From Salvia splendens isolate huo1 chromosome 3, SspV2, whole genome shotgun sequence, a single genomic window includes:
- the LOC121797288 gene encoding trihelix transcription factor PTL-like, with product MEDQYGMGDLRQYMSSRPLFPPPPPESLSSHPYDMLIFRSDSGNNSAGGGGGGAAVHCYSGFESAGRWPRQETLTLLEIRARLDPKFKEANQKGPLWDQVSRVMSEEHGYQRSGKKCREKFENLYKYYKKTKEGKAGRQDGKHYRFFRQLEALYGGSEANIDPAPHPNLLTTSKVSDTSLSLSNYSEADTSSSDNRDWKIKISDFMDAHMKKMMEKQEAWMEKMMRAMEEKERERATREEEWRKHDAARIESEREFWASERAWIESRDAALMDALHSLTGNGVWPECEINRLMQLTEGKFEEEMVWEEIASKMACFGHERSAAMCKQKWESIHNYVSKKSKAYCDQGNISLNPNPNPNPNPNAASGISESCFRYFVGDDYGRIID from the exons ATGGAAGATCAATACGGCATGGGCGATCTGCGGCAGTACATGAGCAGCCGCCCTTTATttccacctccgccgccggaaTCGCTATCCAGCCACCCCTACGACATGCTCATCTTCCGCTCAGATTCCGGAAATAACAGCGcgggaggtggtggtggtggtgcggccGTGCACTGCTACAGCGGATTCGAGAGTGCGGGAAGATGGCCGCGCCAGGAAACGCTCACTCTTCTGGAGATCAGAGCGAGACTCGACCCCAAATTCAAGGAGGCCAACCAAAAGGGCCCCTTGTGGGATCAAGTCTCAAG gGTAATGTCTGAGGAGCATGGATACCAGAGGAGCGGCAAGAAATGCAGAGAGAAATTTGAGAATTTGTACAAATATTACAAGAAGACGAAAGAAGGCAAAGCCGGAAGACAAGACGGAAAACACTATAGATTTTTCCGACAACTCGAAGCCCTCTACGGCGGCAGCGAAGCTAACATTGATCCAGCACCTCATCCCAACCTGTTGACAACTTCAAAGGTCTCCGACACGAGCCTGAGCCTCTCGAACTACTCGGAAGCTGACACGAGCTCGTCCGACAACAgagattggaaaataaaaattagcgATTTCATGGACGCGCAtatgaagaagatgatggagaagCAGGAGGCGTGGatggagaagatgatgagggcgatggaggagaaggagagggagagggcGACGAGGGAGGAGGAGTGGAGAAAGCACGACGCAGCTAGGATAGAGAGCGAGCGCGAGTTCTGGGCGAGCGAGCGCGCGTGGATCGAATCGCGCGACGCGGCTTTGATGGACGCGCTGCACAGCCTCACCGGGAACGGCGTCTGGCCGGAATGCGAGATCAACAGGCTGATGCAGCTGACGGAGGGGAAATTCGAGGAGGAGATGGTTTGGGAGGAGATTGCGAGCAAGATGGCGTGTTTTGGACATGAGAGGAGTGCTGCGATGTGCAAGCAGAAATGGGAAAGCATCCATAATTATGTCAGCAAGAAGAGCAAAGCTTATTGCGATCAAGGAAATATAAGCTTGAATCCGAATCCGAATCCGAATCCGAATCCGAATGCGGCGTCTGGCATTAGCGAGAGCTGCTTCAGGTACTTCGTGGGAGATGATTATGGAAGGATCATCGACTGA
- the LOC121794055 gene encoding ethylene-responsive transcription factor ERF024-like, translating into MSHSRASSLSPPSDGGPTFRGVRKRKRSQKWVSEIREPRTPNRIWLGTFPTAEMAAVAYDVAALALKGKHADLNFPNSSASLPVPASTSAADIQAAAASAAAAAGAAVDALVGGGGSVDKAEEAQAEAAAAKTPLAGEFIDEDLIFDLPNVLASMAQGMLMSPPRFGFVDDDAGDFEVSVTDDYLWNYP; encoded by the coding sequence ATGTCACACTCTCGCGCCAGCAGTCTCTCCCCGCCCTCCGACGGCGGCCCCACCTTTCGCGGAGTCAGGAAGAGGAAGCGAAGCCAGAAATGGGTCTCCGAAATCCGGGAGCCCCGAACGCCCAATCGGATTTGGCTCGGCACATTCCCCACCGCCGAGATGGCCGCCGTCGCCTACGACGTGGCGGCGCTGGCCCTCAAGGGGAAACACGCTGACCTCAACTTCCCCAACTCCTCTGCTTCCTTGCCCGTCCCGGcctccacctccgccgccgaCATCCAGGCCGCCGCCGCTAgtgccgccgccgctgctgggGCCGCGGTGGACGCTCTCGTCGGCGGAGGAGGGAGTGTGGACAAGGCGGAAGAAGCACAAGCAGAAGCCGCGGCGGCGAAGACGCCTTTGGCGGGTGAATTTATTGATGAGGATTTGATCTTTGATTTGCCTAATGTTCTTGCGAGCATGGCCCAAGGGATGCTCATGAGTCCGCCGCGGTTTGGCTTTGTCGACGACGACGCCGGCGATTTTGAAGTATCGGTAACAGACGATTACCTCTGGAACTATCCCTAA